A section of the Malania oleifera isolate guangnan ecotype guangnan chromosome 2, ASM2987363v1, whole genome shotgun sequence genome encodes:
- the LOC131147720 gene encoding protein OCTOPUS — translation MTLEARPKFRRASSTCHRHPAEPVTGICASCLRDRLSRVDPAARGESSAASTAIKGGVPGTSKRNDEASSSPPELRRSKSLSVGGKCEGSSEPRRRSCDVRARHTLWHLFNLDDETRDLGNLGFSGDAGTIVESKAEDERGEEINKIRVSEAVLVRDADVEDVEEEVEPKTMREHIDLEWQNMKHSGRDLKDIAGSFWVAASVFSKKLGKWQQRQKMKKLRRGCGGDGGGSVPMQVEKPSRGQLRDTQSEVGDYGFGRRSCDTDPRFSVDAGFDEPRASWDGYLIGRPIQRLPPVATVVENGSAPVQGLDNRVEERKRSTDGDEKIPGRCSVRRQRRSFDWSRSNRKIPVVEGDEMKLESNARVSPATVDLFHGTKLLVMNDGLRSLNSNSPHHSCSEGFESASGDSASVVNSGNGKEFKKPRRWQKAWNVWGLMHRHKFRDEERCYRGNEAGNSIGESWVNLGRGYNSESERGCNGMLVRSRSCVGSQTFCSLSSDGESREIRSHSKKRREFVLDRNQTVRQSASDLDNGLLRFYLTPLRSYRKSKSGKSRLKDSRSILRSILRLY, via the coding sequence ATGACTCTCGAAGCCCGACCCAAGTTCCGCCGTGCCTCCTCCACCTGCCACCGTCACCCGGCGGAACCCGTAACCGGCATCTGCGCTTCCTGCTTGCGCGACCGCCTCTCCCGCGTCGATCCCGCTGCTCGCGGTGAAAGCTCCGCCGCCAGCACAGCCATCAAGGGTGGAGTTCCCGGGACTAGTAAACGAAATGACGAGGCGTCCTCCTCTCCGCCCGAACTCCGCCGGAGCAAGTCTCTCTCCGTCGGCGGAAAGTGCGAGGGTTCATCAGAGCCGCGCCGAAGATCTTGCGATGTTAGGGCTCGGCATACGCTGTGGCACCTTTTCAATCTCGATGACGAGACTAGGGATTTAGGGAATTTGGGGTTTTCGGGGGATGCGGGGACGATTGTTGAATCGAAAGCGGAGGATGAGAGGGGAGaggaaattaataaaattagggTTTCTGAGGCTGTTCTTGTGCGGGATGCGGATGTTGAAGATGTTGAAGAGGAGGTAGAACCAAAAACCATGAGAGAACACATAGATCTGGAGTGGCAGAATATGAAGCATTCGGGGAGGGATTTGAAGGACATTGCAGGGAGTTTTTGGGTTGCAGCTTCCGTTTTCAGCAAGAAATTGGGGAAATGGCAGCAAAGGCAGAAGATGAAGAAGCTCCGCCGTGGCTGTGGTGGTGACGGCGGTGGTTCGGTGCCAATGCAGGTGGAGAAACCGAGTCGTGGGCAGTTGAGGGATACACAATCCGAAGTTGGTGATTACGGATTCGGGCGGAGATCTTGTGACACTGATCCCAGGTTCTCAGTTGATGCTGGTTTTGATGAGCCCAGAGCTTCTTGGGATGGGTATTTGATTGGGAGGCCAATTCAACGGCTTCCTCCGGTAGCTACGGTTGTTGAAAATGGGAGTGCTCCTGTTCAAGGGTTAGATAATCGTgtagaggagagaaagagatCAACAGATGGGGATGAGAAAATTCCTGGTCGGTGTTCAGTGCGGAGACAAAGGAGAAGTTTTGATTGGTCGCGATCGAATAGGAAAATACCTGTAGTGGAAGGTGATGAGATGAAATTAGAATCGAATGCAAGGGTGTCTCCTGCAACGGTTGACTTATTCCATGGGACGAAACTGCTAGTAATGAATGATGGTTTAAGAAGTTTAAACTCGAACTCTCCACATCACAGTTGCTCAGAGGGATTTGAATCTGCTTCTGGGGATTCTGCTTCTGTTGTAAACAGTGGCAATGGAAAGGAGTTCAAGAAGCCCCGGAGGTGGCAAAAAGCATGGAATGTTTGGGGATTGATGCATAGGCACAAATTTAGAGATGAGGAAAGGTGTTACCGAGGAAATGAAGCTGGTAACTCAATAGGGGAGTCGTGGGTAAACCTAGGAAGGGGGTACAATAGCGAATCAGAAAGGGGTTGTAATGGAATGCTTGTCCGCAGTAGGAGTTGTGTTGGCTCACAAACTTTCTGCAGCTTGAGCAGTGATGGTGAGAGTCGTGAGATTAGAAGTCACAGTAAGAAGAGGAGAGAGTTTGTGCTGGATCGAAACCAGACTGTTAGGCAATCTGCCTCTGATCTTGATAATGGACTTTTACGGTTCTACCTTACGCCACTGAGGAGCTATAGGAAGAGCAAATCAGGAAAGAGTAGGCTAAAGGATTCGCGTTCGATACTGAGGAGCATATTGCGGTTGTACTGA